The proteins below are encoded in one region of Paenibacillus albus:
- a CDS encoding ABC transporter substrate-binding protein, producing the protein MNRILFVLIGCILVVSLSACQNGNSNNGISEPTSSPVGEKQSKNTTNQSSREVSEKADSTMVQAVQGLEPLDGKPKKIVVSILGISPFYKLAKEKYEALHPNTTIEFKEFESGAMMSESEVEKYIKSTTTEVLSGKGADLFAFTTVELPIDKYVNHGAFENVDDWIKRDTGFDQQQYQMNIMEGSKMNGGLYIMPVEFYLEALYGDTDGLKKAGVAIDDKNWTWNQFTEISKQLAGKNGSGYSMNFLPPEAMINNLVSDNYKRLIDGANAKASFDTPFFTELLTEVKEMYDEKELSDDAAQFRKSLLSYSLMTSPSDYLVRLASYFKNSKVYQKPHASDQQSGVSFLVTNQIAMNAHSEVKRDAWEFMKFLLSEEMQNYPHQTGFAMNKAVNEKAVEDVKKNGIDKDVGAKGGGAVVKVTDENLNALRDMLSAASLRNMGYETTVQQIVAEEVKAFFAGQKSADDVAELIQNRVTTYLNE; encoded by the coding sequence ATGAACCGCATTTTATTTGTACTCATAGGCTGCATCTTGGTAGTGTCCTTATCGGCATGTCAGAATGGTAACAGCAATAACGGAATTTCTGAGCCAACATCTTCGCCTGTTGGCGAGAAGCAATCCAAGAATACGACCAATCAATCAAGCAGAGAAGTAAGCGAGAAGGCGGATTCGACTATGGTTCAGGCGGTTCAGGGACTGGAGCCGTTAGACGGTAAACCGAAGAAAATTGTCGTATCCATTCTTGGTATTTCTCCTTTTTACAAGCTTGCAAAAGAAAAATACGAAGCGCTGCATCCGAATACGACGATTGAATTCAAAGAATTTGAATCGGGTGCCATGATGAGTGAATCCGAAGTCGAGAAGTATATCAAATCGACGACAACCGAGGTTTTATCTGGCAAGGGAGCGGATTTATTCGCGTTTACGACTGTCGAATTGCCTATCGATAAGTACGTTAATCATGGAGCGTTTGAGAATGTGGACGATTGGATCAAGCGTGATACCGGATTCGATCAGCAGCAGTACCAGATGAACATTATGGAAGGCTCGAAGATGAACGGGGGCCTGTACATTATGCCTGTAGAATTCTACTTGGAAGCTTTGTACGGTGACACGGATGGGCTTAAGAAAGCGGGTGTTGCGATTGACGACAAGAACTGGACGTGGAACCAGTTCACCGAGATTAGCAAGCAGCTGGCAGGCAAGAACGGAAGCGGCTACTCCATGAACTTTTTGCCGCCTGAGGCGATGATCAACAATCTCGTGTCGGATAATTATAAGCGTTTAATTGATGGGGCGAATGCCAAGGCTTCTTTTGATACGCCATTCTTTACCGAATTATTGACGGAAGTGAAGGAGATGTACGATGAGAAGGAGCTGAGCGACGATGCCGCCCAATTCAGAAAGAGCCTCTTATCCTATTCATTAATGACTTCCCCAAGCGATTATCTCGTACGACTTGCTTCTTACTTCAAGAACAGCAAGGTTTATCAGAAGCCGCATGCTTCAGACCAACAATCGGGCGTTTCTTTCCTTGTGACGAATCAAATCGCGATGAATGCTCATTCGGAGGTCAAGAGGGATGCGTGGGAGTTCATGAAGTTTCTGCTGTCTGAGGAAATGCAAAATTATCCTCATCAGACGGGTTTTGCGATGAATAAAGCCGTAAATGAAAAGGCTGTGGAAGATGTAAAGAAGAATGGCATTGATAAAGACGTTGGTGCTAAAGGTGGCGGGGCAGTTGTTAAAGTAACGGATGAGAATCTGAATGCTCTTCGGGACATGCTGTCCGCAGCCAGCCTAAGAAATATGGGCTATGAAACGACCGTTCAGCAAATCGTCGCAGAGGAAGTCAAAGCTTTCTTCGCAGGGCAGAAATCCGCTGATGACGTCGCCGAGCTGATACAGAATCGGGTCACGACTTATTTGAATGAATAA
- a CDS encoding efflux RND transporter periplasmic adaptor subunit, with product MERQVVEQAVTGRQKKLRLIAALFLSGIVLLTLFSNTLRTMTLTKVWTTQGRQEELVQSYTGSGVLEPVTEAALSNHAGWAIKNVKVRAGDAVRKGQTLVVYESVDAENRYLDAKDQLEQQSLSIQGLQDRYIEAAASGDDVQLRSAKRDLKSARLTMDMQQRNLDSMKTDLVSNREMKAPFNGVVTKVGAVVGMASASAGPDVLISSSAKGYQLVLQVPPIISEHLKIGQKQDVQVGQGGDAKVLDGIVSAIENKESQINVVIAVKDESLRGGEQARLDLRFVSAGTGGTLVPSSAIHKEGSETYVYVVEERKGPLGNTSLVRKMPIETGESNGSDTVVLQGVFPDAPIILASSEPAVMDGERVRVMTP from the coding sequence GTGGAGAGGCAAGTTGTGGAGCAGGCAGTCACTGGCAGGCAGAAGAAGCTCCGGTTGATTGCCGCTTTGTTTCTTAGTGGAATCGTGCTGCTTACCTTGTTCAGCAACACGCTGCGTACGATGACTTTAACGAAAGTGTGGACAACGCAAGGGAGACAGGAAGAACTCGTTCAGAGCTACACAGGAAGCGGCGTGCTGGAGCCGGTTACGGAAGCAGCATTATCGAACCATGCGGGATGGGCTATCAAGAATGTCAAAGTCAGAGCTGGCGATGCCGTTCGTAAGGGACAGACGCTCGTCGTTTATGAAAGCGTTGATGCGGAGAACCGTTACCTGGATGCCAAAGACCAGCTGGAGCAGCAGTCTTTATCCATTCAAGGGTTACAAGATCGATATATTGAAGCTGCGGCTAGCGGCGATGACGTCCAACTGCGAAGCGCGAAGCGGGATCTTAAGAGTGCACGGTTGACGATGGACATGCAGCAGCGGAATTTGGACAGTATGAAGACGGATTTAGTCAGCAATCGCGAGATGAAAGCTCCGTTTAATGGGGTTGTGACTAAGGTCGGTGCCGTGGTTGGGATGGCCTCAGCCAGCGCCGGTCCCGATGTTCTAATTAGCTCTTCGGCGAAAGGATATCAATTGGTATTACAGGTGCCGCCTATAATCAGCGAGCATCTGAAGATCGGGCAGAAGCAAGATGTCCAGGTCGGTCAAGGAGGCGACGCGAAGGTGCTGGATGGGATCGTCTCGGCAATCGAGAACAAGGAATCCCAAATCAATGTCGTCATTGCAGTGAAGGATGAATCCCTTCGCGGTGGCGAACAAGCGCGTCTTGACCTTCGGTTTGTTTCCGCGGGTACGGGAGGAACTCTTGTTCCGAGCAGCGCAATTCATAAAGAAGGATCAGAAACGTATGTTTACGTCGTTGAGGAGCGTAAAGGTCCACTCGGGAATACAAGCCTTGTTCGCAAGATGCCAATTGAAACTGGCGAGTCCAACGGGTCCGATACGGTCGTGCTGCAAGGGGTTTTTCCGGACGCACCGATTATTCTGGCAAGCAGTGAACCTGCGGTGATGGACGGAGAGCGTGTTCGGGTTATGACTCCTTAA